The genomic window GACTTGTTGACCCGACGGGACCCAGACGAACCCGTCCCCGTCTTCTATATAAACAGCAGCCCCGCCACACACCCTCCGGATCGATCCGCCCCTTCGCCCAACCCAAACTTGCATGCCCTGTTCATAAGTCGAGCGCACGCGCGTGAGGCGGCGGTGCTAGTCCGGGTGTCGCGGCGGCTGTGGCCGTCCACATGGAGCACGGGAGCCTCCTCGCGTCCGCCGTCACCGTCGgtgtcggcgtcggcatcggcctcGTGTCGGCGCGCCTGACGGCCGCGTCCACCCCAGacgacggcggcgtcgccggcgcggaggtggaggcggagctgCGCCGGCTGGTGGTCGACGGGCTCGACAGCGGCGTCACCTTCGACGACTTCCCCTACTACCTCAGGTCCGCGCGTTTTCGGGATTAAAAGTCCATTAAAATATACGTGCGATCTTTCCCCTCGGTTTCATTGGGAAAAGCGAGGAGCGATTACCGATTAGTATACGACTTCGCGGATATTTGGTGGGCAGACCCATGTGTTCTACTAACTTCTAGGCCGTCAACCGGAATTCGAATGTGTTTGGCGAAAAGCAGCTAATCATCGAGCATGCGTTACATTGTTTATCTACATGTTGTGATTGCAGCGAGGAGACGAAGATGGCACTCACGAGCGCCGGGTACGCCTATCTGAGCAAGATCAACTTGCCCAGCCACATACGGGTCCTCTCCGCCGCCAGCCGCACCATACTGCTCTGCGGCCCCTCAGGTTCGCCTCCTCGTAATTAATGTGGGTTGGCTTGATCGCAAAGGTTGTCTCTTTTCACATGGGCAGCTTGTTCTTGCAGAACCATACCTGCAGTCGCTCGCCAAGGCTCTGGCACACCACTTCGACGCTCGCCTGCTGCCGCTCGACATCGCCGAGTTCTCGCGCCAGGTTAGTGAGGAACTATTGGGGCACTTAGGTTTGCGGATGCCATTTTGTAGTCTAGTTGATTCTTAACTGTTTCTCGCTGTATATGCCAATGCAGATCCAACACAAATACGGGAGCGCAAGCAGTGCCCTGGTTAGTTTTTTAATCCCGTCCTGTGTCCTGTGATTGATAGGTTTCATTTTTCTGTGCTACATTTGATTGATATTTTGAGGGACGGAGAGAATTCAGAATTTTCAGTCGGTTCATCAGTTTTTTCGAAAAACAGGGAGTGATCCCCGGTGCGGTTCATCAGTTGGTTGTGTGGACCTACTGTTTGTTTAGTTATAATAGTATTGAGGCCCCTGCCCCATCACCTTTCTGTTGTCAGGTTTGGCCATTTCATTACCTCAGGAAACAAAACGTGCAAGTTAAAAGGGTCGACCATGGGGTCCTTGATAAGGACACCATTAGTTTGTCCGCATTGATGAACAATTCGAAAAAGTAGAGATGCTGAATATACATTTTCTACAGCATAGGAGGATTTGTTGCGCCTGCTAGCTTGTAAAAACTTGTATTCATATGGCTACCATCTTACCGATGATTTGTTCTTTGATGAAGGTTCGTAAACCATCCTTAACAGAGTCTGCCTTGGATAAAGTGTCTGGTTTGGTTGGATCTTTCAACTTTTTCCGCAAGAAGGATGAGCCAGCAGGTATGAAATCACTAGTCACCTTCTGAGATGTCACACTAGCCACTAGCATTTTCTTTATTAGTCCATTACGGAAGCTCCGAcatttgcttttatttttgttcttgcacGGTTTCTTCCTATCAACTCGTTTTCATTATTAATCATGCATACGAATATGCGAAGCATCACAATTCCTACAATTTCTGTGCTGTTCTGATTGTGTTTTCATGAAACATTAATGCAGACTCACTGAAATATGAAAAGAGCCTTCTGGATTTGAGGACGAGGTAAAAACACATCTAATTGAGGGTATTAAACTCGAGATAAAGATTACTCTATTTGAGTCTCACTTTTTATATTGCTTCTGCAGTAATTGCACTAAAACACCTTCAGTTCGGGTGCATGTATCTTTATTGCCTGCTGCGTTTCTCCATGCATCTGAACCTTCGGAAGACTTGGGTGAGTTGTCTGTCTGTTCAATATTTTCTCGTCACTTATGCCACTGTTCATAAGTTGATTGATCAAATGATTCGACGAGCTTCAGACAATCAAACACCCTCATTGATTTATGGTCCATCAAATTCAAATGTGCTCCATATTGGTTCATCCAACTCTAACTGGGAAGCTTAAGGGCTCTATTTTTATCTATGATATGTGTATCCCCTCTGTGCCTTCTTGTGAATACGATTGTAATGATTTTGCATGCGCAATTAACTTACTATTCCTGTTCAATGCAGGTCCAATCAGACAAAGCTGGAATTTAGATGAGAAAATTCTCATAAAATCTCTTTACAAGGTAATTGAGGCATTCAGCTGCACCATCCACAACATTGCATCGCTTATGTTATGACTGATGAGCTGATATTGattttctttttgcagatgataacTTCCGTTTCTGAATGCAATCCAGTTATCCTTTACATAAGGGATGTCAACCTATTACTTGGTGCTTCAGATGCAGCATGTTCAATGTTCAAGAAAATGTTGAGCAAACTCTCTGGACGAGTTTTGATAATTGGTTCATACTTCCTCGAATCTGATGCAGATAGTGATGACGTTGATGAGGTTGTCAGTGATATATTCCCATACATTCTGGAGACTAAGCCTCCCAAGGAGGAGACTGATCTTGTGAAATGGAAAACCCAAATAGAAGAAGATACTAAGAAAACCAAGGGTCAAATCTTTACAAATATGATTGCAGAGGTGCTCTCCGCCAACAGTCTGATCTGTGATGATTTGGATTCATTAGATCCAGATGACGATTTACATACCATTGCCAGCTACATGGAAGAAATTATGGCCCCAGCAGTCTCTTACCATTTGATGGATAACAAGGTCCCTGAATACAGAAACGGGAAGCTCATTATTCCTGCAGAGAGGTTAGCTAATTTATTATCAGGCCATTGTTTTATCTCCAGCTATCTAGGGCGGGGTAGAGACTTTCTTTTAtgtaaaaaaaaaactaaaatgttTTCTTTAACATGATTGTTTCACAGCTTATCTCATGGATTAAGAATTTTCCAAGAGAGCAGCAGCCTTGGAAAAGATACAGTGGAACCAAAGGATGTCGGAAAGAAGGTAGGTATCCCATATTTTCAACGAGCAACGGCTTATCTTTACTAGTTTGCAAAGTACTATTTACTATTTACTAATTATCATTATTGTTTACAATTTTGCGTAAGTCACAGGTTACTCCAGACAACGAATTCGAAAAGCTGATCCGACCAACTGTTGTACCGGCCAGTCAAATAGGAGTCACATTTGATGACATCGGAGCATTGACAGATATAAAAGAGTCACTTCAGGAGCTTGTCATGCTTCCACTAAAGCGGCCTGAACTTTTCAATGGTGGTCTCCTGAAACCATGCAAGGGGATTCTACTATTTGGACCTCCAGGAACAGGGAAAACGATGCTGGCCAAGGCTTTAGCAAATGAATCCGGAGCTAGCTTCTTGAACATCTCCTTGTCCACCATCATGTCAAAATATTATGGAGATGCCGAGAAGACTATCCGGGCTTTGTTCAGTCTGGCTACTAAACTTGCACCGGCAATTATTTTCGTGGATGAGGTGGACAGCTTGTTAGGGCAGCGTGATCGACGCAATGAAAATGAGCTCCCGCGAagaatcaagaatgagttcatgacTCATTGGGATGGACTCTTGTCAAAGTCTAATGAAAGGATTCTTGTCCTTGCTGCAACAAACAGACCGTTTGACCTCGATGAAGCGATTGTTAGGAGGTTTGAGCACAGGTTTGTTTAAATGTGTTCTTTTTATGTGAAAAAACGTGTCTTGATAACCTCTAGATGAGTTGCTGATGTGTCATGTTTTTCAAACAGAATAATGGTCGGTCTCCCTACTTTGGATAGTAGAGAGTTGATTTTGAAGAAGCTGCTATCCAAAGAGAAGATTGAAGAAGGTATTGACTTTAAGGAGCTTGCAACATCGACGGAAGGATACAGTGGAAGTGATCTGAAGGTAACATCTCTGAATCATTGGTGAAGTAGGAACAGTATATTCAAGCGATCATTCTCTGAATGACTAGAACTGTTGTTGTCTTCTTTCCCAGAATCTTTGTGTGACGGCTGCCTACCGCCCTGTTAGAGAGCTCATTCAGAAAGAACAACAGAAGGTAAAGGTAAAACCAAGAGAAAAGAATCCCTCCACTAAATTTTATGAGCAGTAGATTTGTCTTTTATTTTTCATATATCAAGTGTGTCTCCCAACTGAAGCCTGCAAACACATGCATCGGTTTGGTTTAGATGTGTTGCACCAATCATATCATCATCTCACGCCGGCTCGATAATTCGATGTCCCAGGATAAGAAGGAAAATGCAGTGCAAGTTAAGGAGCCAGAAGCGCAACCCAAAAGTCAGGGAGGCGCGGCACAAAGCTCACAAAGCAAGAAAGGCGAGAATGTCATGCCAGAAACCAAGCAAGGGGAGACAGAGAAAGGCGTCAAAGGCGCAACCGAAGGGACTGTCACCCTCAGGCCGCTAACCATGGAGGACTTGAGGCTGGCGAAGGATCAAGTAAGTTGCTGATGAATTTTTTATCGGCTAGTCTAAACCTTTTCACCCCAGGAACACACTGCTAAACAATTACGCATTTGACGCTACGTAGGTCGGCGCGAGCTTGGCTAGTGAGGGGTCTATCATGACTGCCCTCAAGGAATGGAACGAGCTCTACGGCAAAGGCGGGTCAAGGAAGAAGGAGCAGCTCTCATACTTCTTGTAGTGCAAGGTTGGGAGTTTGTGTATACATTTGTATGTGCGGTTGAATGTGATTCGGCCCCTTGTTGACCTGATGAAGCGGAGGAAGTGCTCGCGAGAGATGTTTAGCTGTACCCATTGCCATTGGAGGCTGTTTGTTTAAATAGACCGGTCTTTGTAGCAAATAATAGTTGTTGTGAAAATCCCCTGTTGCAGGAATAATGTTGAACCTTGTTCTGGGAGTGGATCGATTAACTTCGAACTTGTTAGAATTCCTAGAGTGGCATCTTTTTGGTGAGAAGGTTTCGATTGTAGGCCATCACAATTCGATTGTAGCCGCGGAAGCGATGATGGGCAGGGAGCGTTGCCGGCCACGTAGTGGCAAATCGCCACCGCCGGCTTGCCGGAGGCGACTTGCCGCTCGGCCTGACCGTCACCCGTGAGTTGTCGCTGAGATGTTCCGTAGCTCGGGAGTCAGGAGTAAATAGCCAGCAACTGccattttttttttttgaggattagCCCACCCCCAGCGAACGTTTCTGGCACCCAGGCCTTTTCCTGACTCCAGGCCCAAACCATCTTTCCTTGTTgagccaaacaaaaaaaatacttcaaaAATATCACACAGAGATAGTAAACGCACCCTGAAGCCATTTTGGCCTCATTTTGAAATAGTCAAACACACACAGAAAAACCATAAAAATGATATGCTCTGTATTTCTCTTTGTctaaagcaaaaaaaaaaagataaCACAACGATAGAAATGCCGATCAGAAGCAAGCAGCGAGCCCGCGAAAAATGAAAAATCCCATTAAAAAAATATAAAGCATACATGgtacaaaaataattaaagagCAAAAAAGGAAATTCCCATgatcaaaaaagaaaataaaaatgccATGACATAAAAATAAAAATGCCATGATCCAATTAAAACTGACACGACTCTTATATTTTATTTGTCATGATCTCAATGGTAaaaaaaaatgccatgatccaaaaaataaaattgccatgctattAGTGGTAAAAATGCCATGTTATTTAAACTACAAATGCCATGCAATATCAGATTTTATGATGAGAAGAGTGATTCAAATATTGAATTTTTTTAAAAGAGCACAAGAAGAAAAATGGCATGACCCAAAAATTGAGATTAGCATGTTTCTTATAGTTTCTTTGTCATGGTCTCAATGGTAAAAAGTGCCATGTCCAAACAATAAAATTGCCATGCTATAAAAATGGCATGTTATTAAAAAAATCATGTACATATCAGATTATATGATGAGAAAATGATTCAAATATTGAAAATTGTTAAAGAGCAAAAGAGGAAAATTtcccatgatcaaaagataaaaataaaaattcCATGACATAAAATTAAAATGCCATGATCCAAAATTTTAAATTGCCATGcttcttatattttctttttcatgATCTCAATAGTAGAAAAAACCATGAAACAAATAATAAAAGTGCCACACTgttaataataaaaatgccatcctcTTCAAAAATGTTGTGGTCTAAAAAAGATTAATGTCATGATtttaataataaaaatgccatatactaaataaaataaaaatgctaTGGCGCATACACAAAAACCACCATGGTCTAATTAAAAAAATGCCACGGTCTAACACAAAATTAAAAAGTGTCATGGTCTAAATGAGAAAAATGCCAAGGTCTCACACAATATTAAAAAGTATCATGGTATAAATGAGAAAAATACCATGGTCGAACACAAAATTAAAAAGTGTCATGCTCTAAATGAGAAAAATGCCATGGTCTGAAAGTAAGAAAAATGCCACCGTTTTAATAATAGAAATGCCATAGTCTAAAAGAAACTTAAATGCCATGCTACctacactaaaaataccatggccCAACTAACAAAAATGCCATGGTCTAACAAATAGAAGTGCCATGATAGCTTAGTCATCTGAACATGTCAAAAAAAGGGaaatagtttttttttcaaaaaagatgGCAAATTTATGGAAACCATTTCAACTAGCTTGGCATGGCACAATGTGGAGGGGTGAAAACTCTAAGAAGAGTTTTGGAAGGTACCTGATTTGATAGATGTCGACACGCCTACAACAGTGCTAGAAATTCTTCTGCTACTCCCGTAGGAGGTGTTggattccccgaagaggaaaggtgATGTAGCACAACAGCAGAAAATATTTCCCTGAATTAAGAATCGAGGTTTATCGAATTAGTAGGAGTCACCAAGCTAACAATGTAAACCACACATGCACACAAACACAAAATAAATGTTTGCACCCAACTTGGCAAGGGGTTTGTCTGTCCccttgtcttgctagttacaaAGTCAAAAGGAAATAGATTGGGATAATAGCAAAACggcaaaaaagtaaaagaaaataaaagagcaaCTTTTGTAGGAGCTTTGTATTAATAGAAAAtggaccgggggccataggttcactagtggtatCTCTCTCGAAAGCAAGCAATGGtatgaacaaattattgttgggcaattgacataATAGTAGCAATTTATAACTATGAACATTCATGGCATAAGCTCGTATAGGCATTACATCCGTGATAAGTAGACTGTTAAACTTATTGaagtctactactattactctaccctaagaccgctatccagcatgcatatcaaagtattaagtttgcaagaaacagagtaacgcaataagtaagatgacataatgtaaACAAGAAGAAATCTAGCAATAAGATTGAACCCCCGTCATTTATCCTTAGTGGCCACAATACAAAGACGTGTCTTGTCCTATTTAGTCACTGGGATATAGAAATCAACGCCAGATTGAACCCACTAGAAAGCACACCCCACAGAAGATAAATTAATCACACTTGGCCAAAGTGGATGTATGTATTAAAGAGATATACAAAGCTATTTAACTATGCAACAAAGAAACTTTAAGAAATTCAATATAAATCAATGAATAATCTGGtaataaattcacaattcatcggattccaacaaacacaccacaagagTTACATAGGATTGACCTCAAAAGAGAACATGGCATTAAAgatcgaagagagagagagagagagctatcttgctactactatggacccataggtcatgaaagaactactcacacaccatcatgaaggcaacaaggttgatgaagatagccacccCAATGGCTTCCCCCTCAGGCAGAACTCCGAAATAGAACTCTAGATGGGATCGCTTCGGAATAGAGGCTTGCTACGGTGATAAAATTGTTTCGGATCTTGCTCCGAGGGTTTCTAAATACAGTGATATTTATAGGCCCAAAATTAGGGCAAATGGAGGCTCAGGGGGTCCACAAGGCTGGGTGGCGCCCCCCAGGCCGCACCACTGGCCTTTTGGGCCCCTCAAGCATCTTCTCATTGTCTCCCCAAGCTCCCACGGTTCCTTATGTTCTTGAACAAAATGTcaaaaagtttcatcatgtttggacctTCGTAGTGTTGATTTTCTGTAAAACCAAAATCAAGCAAAAataacaactggcattgggcactggattaatatgtttgTACTCCCTCCGTGCGGAAATATttttcatcaaaatggataaaaggggatgtatctagacgtattttagttctagatacatctctttttatccattttggtgaCAACTATTTCGGACGGAGGGGGTACCAAAAAATGATGGCAAAAGTTTATAAGAATAATAATATAATAGTATGACAtgataaaaatttatagatatgtcAGAGACGTATCAGGTCCCGCCGCCGTAATGCGGGCTGCCCTCGGCCGTGCCACTCGATGCCGCTCCAGATCCAGAGCAGGGTGGGCCCCTCCCTTCCCTTCCATGCTAGCAACGCCCGGGGAGCACTGGGTGCTCATGCCCGCGGCTCCTATGCAGATGCACATGCCGGAGGTGGAGGACAAGGCCACTCGCCATGAGCGGTAGGAGGTCGCAGCCGTGGCGGAGCCCGGCTCTTCCCGCCAATGTGCCCGCTCCACCCCCCTCGAGTCATAGGAGGCGCTCCTCCGCGAGGTCTTGCGCTGGGTGCTGACCATGGCGGAGTCGGACGCACCTCCGGCGCAAAAATGCAAAAGCGCTCCGGCTCGGGCGTGAAGCATCGAAGCGCCTCACAATGGAGAAAGAGTCTGTCGGTGCCAAGGTGTCGTGACACGCGAAGGAGCAGGCCCACACCATCCACCGCCTCTTAGGCTACATCTCGACATCTGAGAGTGGCATCACCAGCACGGACGACGACGATGATCCTCCCACCGCGGATGTGTACACGGAATAGATGGATTGTCGCACGGTCGATTGCAATGCAAGGGCTCAAAATGGTGATCTTTGCCTCTCCTCAACAACTAGCTATCTATATGAATACTTTGTATCTAGTAGAATCCGGCGAACAATGCCTTTCGTGTCCAATGAACTATGTCCGATGAAATAATCTAAATATATATTTCTTGTCCAATTTGATGTTgattgatatctactacacaacttttattctggtagactttgttgggcctccaagcgcagagtttggtAGGAcagcaacaaatttccctcaagtggatgacctaaaattTATCAAtacatgggaggtgtaggatgaaaatggtctctctcaaacaaccctacaataaaataacaaagagtctcttgtgtccccaatacaacCAATACAGTTGCCAATTGTATAGGTGAACTaattcgacgaagagatggtgatacaagtgtaatacggatggtagaaataggttttataatctgaataagtaAAAACAGCAAAGTAACGAGTAGCAAACAACGAGCAAAATGGtatcaatgcttagaaacaaggcctagggttcatacttacaCTAGTGCAGTCTCTTAATAGTGCTAACATaactgaatcatataacaatccctcaatacgcgacaaagaatcactccaaagttcttatcaatagcggagaacataagatgaaattgttgtaggtaGTTGTCGCGGTATAACAGAAGCACTCTGTGTTGGGCTTATAATGTCTGGTAAAAAATATTCAGCCTTGCTGCTAGCATCTTTGAGATTACCTTGTAAAAACCATGCATACACTGATAGGCCGGAACCGAGTCACTTTCTCCGAATAATTTATTTTTGGGGTCAAAACTACAGCAGTATCATTCCACCCCGGCGGGATTGTACCTGAATTGACGTCCTTCAACACATCATCAACAATATCTTCTCCAAACATTGGCCAAAACCAATAGCGTGTGCAAGCCATCCGGTCCTGGGGCCTTCAGATTGTCAATATCAAACAATGCCTTCTTGACCCCTTCGGCGAATAAGGAGCTAGCAAAGCATTATTCATGGTCTGTGTTACTATTCTTTTAACCGATGCCAAGACATTCGGATCAGGAGCATCAACTTCAGACAAAAATAAACTGAAAAAGTACTTCATAATATGCTCACTAAGTGCAGCCGTACCTTGGCGCCCCACTgccgtgtgatacgtccattttgcatcatgcttttatatcaatatttattgcattatgggttgttattacacattatatctcaatacttatggctattctctcttattttacaaggtttaccatgaagagggggaatgccggcagctggaattctggctggaaaaggagcaaacattggaaacttattctgcactgctccaaaaatcctgaaactccacgaaacctatttttggaattaataaagattattgagcggaagaaatacagggggcccacaccctggccaggagggtggggggcgcacccacccctactgggcgcgcccactatctcctgggccccctggtgccccccccggtgtccatcttctgctatatgaaggcttttaccctggaaaaaatagtgggcaagcttacgggacgaaactccgccgccacgaggcggaaccttggcggaaccaatctagggctccggcggagctgttctgtcggggacacttccctccgggaggaggaaatcatcaccaacatcatcaccaacgatcctctcatcgggagggggtcaatctccatcaacatcttcaccagcaccatctcctctcaaaaccctagttcatctcttgtatccaa from Triticum aestivum cultivar Chinese Spring chromosome 3B, IWGSC CS RefSeq v2.1, whole genome shotgun sequence includes these protein-coding regions:
- the LOC123070171 gene encoding peroxisomal biogenesis factor 6 isoform X1 — its product is MEHGSLLASAVTVGVGVGIGLVSARLTAASTPDDGGVAGAEVEAELRRLVVDGLDSGVTFDDFPYYLSEETKMALTSAGYAYLSKINLPSHIRVLSAASRTILLCGPSEPYLQSLAKALAHHFDARLLPLDIAEFSRQIQHKYGSASSALVRKPSLTESALDKVSGLVGSFNFFRKKDEPADSLKYEKSLLDLRTSNCTKTPSVRVHVSLLPAAFLHASEPSEDLGPIRQSWNLDEKILIKSLYKMITSVSECNPVILYIRDVNLLLGASDAACSMFKKMLSKLSGRVLIIGSYFLESDADSDDVDEVVSDIFPYILETKPPKEETDLVKWKTQIEEDTKKTKGQIFTNMIAEVLSANSLICDDLDSLDPDDDLHTIASYMEEIMAPAVSYHLMDNKVPEYRNGKLIIPAESLSHGLRIFQESSSLGKDTVEPKDVGKKVTPDNEFEKLIRPTVVPASQIGVTFDDIGALTDIKESLQELVMLPLKRPELFNGGLLKPCKGILLFGPPGTGKTMLAKALANESGASFLNISLSTIMSKYYGDAEKTIRALFSLATKLAPAIIFVDEVDSLLGQRDRRNENELPRRIKNEFMTHWDGLLSKSNERILVLAATNRPFDLDEAIVRRFEHRIMVGLPTLDSRELILKKLLSKEKIEEGIDFKELATSTEGYSGSDLKNLCVTAAYRPVRELIQKEQQKVKDKKENAVQVKEPEAQPKSQGGAAQSSQSKKGENVMPETKQGETEKGVKGATEGTVTLRPLTMEDLRLAKDQVGASLASEGSIMTALKEWNELYGKGGSRKKEQLSYFL
- the LOC123070171 gene encoding peroxisome biosynthesis protein PAS1 isoform X2, which gives rise to MEHGSLLASAVTVGVGVGIGLVSARLTAASTPDDGGVAGAEVEAELRRLVVDGLDSGVTFDDFPYYLSEETKMALTSAGYAYLSKINLPSHIRVLSAASRTILLCGPSEPYLQSLAKALAHHFDARLLPLDIAEFSRQIQHKYGSASSALVRKPSLTESALDKVSGLVGSFNFFRKKDEPADSLKYEKSLLDLRTSNCTKTPSVRVHVSLLPAAFLHASEPSEDLGPIRQSWNLDEKILIKSLYKMITSVSECNPVILYIRDVNLLLGASDAACSMFKKMLSKLSGRVLIIGSYFLESDADSDDVDEVVSDIFPYILETKPPKEETDLVKWKTQIEEDTKKTKGQIFTNMIAEVLSANSLICDDLDSLDPDDDLHTIASYMEEIMAPAVSYHLMDNKVPEYRNGKLIIPAESLSHGLRIFQESSSLGKDTVEPKDVGKKVTPDNEFEKLIRPTVVPASQIGVTFDDIGALTDIKESLQELVMLPLKRPELFNGGLLKPCKGILLFGPPGTGKTMLAKALANESGASFLNISLSTIMSKYYGDAEKTIRALFSLATKLAPAIIFVDEVDSLLGQRDRRNENELPRRIKNEFMTHWDGLLSKSNERILVLAATNRPFDLDEAIVRRFEHRIMVGLPTLDSRELILKKLLSKEKIEEGIDFKELATSTEGYSGSDLKNLCVTAAYRPVRELIQKEQQKDKKENAVQVKEPEAQPKSQGGAAQSSQSKKGENVMPETKQGETEKGVKGATEGTVTLRPLTMEDLRLAKDQVGASLASEGSIMTALKEWNELYGKGGSRKKEQLSYFL